In Lactuca sativa cultivar Salinas chromosome 5, Lsat_Salinas_v11, whole genome shotgun sequence, the DNA window gtgtaccaaaattTGTaaaattgtattgaccgaatgttTGACCTCACAAATGAAAAGCCTCCGTTTGGAATATTGGATTTTAGATCGGTTGAGTTTCCAGAGTAATGGTCGCATGCGATTTGGAAATCTGTGTTTGGGTGGAAATGTGGGAACGGGTCCCGGAACCACATGACATCAGCATCCTGgatgaaatagcaatgtacttttaattttattaagttattgtatttttgaaaaaTGTATTCAATTGTAGCGTTATGCTTATAATTTGTTTTTCTTATGAGGAAATTATGGTTTGAAAAATGTATCCAATTATATTAATGAAAATTGAAaactattttgtttttttttatgatgTTTAAATAATTGAATtggtttttcaaagtacaatgctagtGTAAAGAAATGAATGTAGGATGCTATAATGGACAAATACATTGCTATATCTTACAATTAAGGATTAatctaaaaaaaaattgttatattttatgtttttttaatcggATTGaacctcaaatttattttttttcctgaaaaagaccttgtattttttcattttttccgaaaaagccctcaactttgtatttttttttctgaaaaaatcCCTCAACCTTCTAAAGGCTTCCAAATAAACCCTCAACCTTTTTAGCTTTTctcgaaaaaaaaaaaaccctcacattttacaatttttttggaaaaaaaatgactaaaagggtcagatcggaaaaaatgaaaaaatacaggGTCTTTTTCAGGCAAAAAAATAAATCTGAGGTTCAATCCTATAAAAAGAAACATAAAATATAATGTCTTTTCCGAAATTAACCCTAAGTTCAATCTCAAAGTAAACATATGGGCCAAATATGTTGTATTGTAGAACCCCTCAAAACGACGTAGTTTTGAATATAAACATCAcattcttgattttatttttctcaTAAGTATTCTATTTCACAAGGGgttttgtttttactttttataaCTCAAAACTACGTTGTTTTGACTTGTTCAAACTTCTAACTTCTAAACCTAGACTTGGGTACATAACAACACAAAAATCCactttttcctatatatatatatatatatatatatatatatatatatatatatatatatatatatatatatatatatatatatatatatatatatagagagagagagagagagagagagagaaagtgtgtgtgtgtgtgagagagagagagagagagagagagagaataccgTGAAGAGAAAGTTGTATCCCAATTCAAGAACAGAACGAAGAAAGTCAATTCTAAGCCACATCATCTTCAAATAATCAGGGGTCATAAAATAGGCTTCATGAGAGAGATCATATCCTTCAGTAACAAGTGCAAAGCAATGAGAGTGTACACGTTTACAGCTCATAAAAGCTTTCTCATCAAGGGCAATAATCACCAAATGATTTAAAAGTCTGCTTGTTTTGTAACCAATTCTAAAACTTTCCAAAAATAGATCCAGAATTGAGTTTTCCGGATCTGCCCATGCTTTATTTAGAGTTGTTAGAATAACCGTTTTGTCTTCCATGGAAGCTTCCTTTAACACTGTTTCTAGATTTGTGTCACCACTGTCCTACAATACCAACACATGATCAATACAATAATCAATAATGAATAAAAcagtaagggtaaaatagtcatttcacATGGTATTAAGTCTTAACGGCATAAATAAACCGTGTCCGCTTTCAGGTGAGAATTACATTTCAGGGAGGGAAAAGGTTAGAAATGGAACTATTGGACCATATCCGTAAAAATCGATAAACCTTAGGGAGGGAAAATGTAATTTACCTGTTTTTTAAGTTCCATatgttaatcatataataaaaaccaataataataataataataacaatatataaaggaaaggataaaatagtcatttacaTGGGCTTAACAGGTTAAAATAAACATGGTCCATTTTAGGGACTGAAAGTGTGACAATAAtactttttagagggaaaaaaGGTTAAAAGTAAAACTACTGGACCATATCCATAAAAGTCAACAAATATAGGGATGAAAAATGTGATTTATCCATTTATTAAGTTCATGTTCAATcataataaaaaacaataacagtaataataacaaatataaaaaagggtaaaatagtcattttcatGGGCTTAAGGGCCTGAAATAAATGGTGTCTAGTTCAGGGAGTGTGAGTGTGACAAAAACAATTTTCAGGGGCGAAAAGTTTTGAAATGAAACCATAGGACCACATCTGTAAAAATCAACAAACTACAGGGATGAAAAAGGTAATTCACCCAATTGTTAATTTCCTTTTCTTAACAAAATGGTGGAGTAGAAGTTAATGGATATTATGTCCCTCATGATGGCTTAAATAAATTTATGAAAACACAATTTAGGGAGGTTTTTTAACAAAACATGTAGGGTTTGAGCATCATATAAAAGTTTAACAATTTATAGGAAGATGCATTCAAAGTTATCTagtatcttataattatatatattaatatgtgAGGCAATATTAGAGGCTTTTAACATATTCATGATGGTTTTGCATATTGTATTGAAATAAAAATAgcaataaaattttaattttttcctATTGATAGCCTTGTACACTGAAATTTTTTACCCAATCATAACAATGTCATCTAAATACAAAGCAATTTTAACTGATATAACTTGgtggatttttcaaagtacaatgattTAATTATGAAAGAACTGAATAGAAATATTTGAAAAGTAAGAtcttataataaacaaatatatgTAAGTATGttattatttcttgcatttagcccatTGAGTAACAGATTCAGATGGTTGAGACTAGGGTAAGATAATCTAAAAGCTGCAACACAAGAACTAGATCAACTAAGGTCAAGAACTTCAAGGGTGATGACCAAATCTGTAGCAGATTATACTCTCAAAAGACCAAAGTTCTCCTAATTCAGTGAAAAGGGATCCACACTTGACTCCTAAAGTTCAAATCGATTACAATCCAAGCTCAAAATAGAAACAATTTAACCTAATTGCATCCCTTCTCGTATAGCTTAGCTCAGTAACTATTTTTTCTCTCAATTTTGGGCATAATTCTGTCAAATTGGAAGCCAAACGAAATTTGAACTCCTTCTATGGAAAGGAGAGAACGTTTCTCATAATACAAATTTGGGCATAATTCTGCTACCTTTTGATATTTGAAGATACAAGCTCAGGCATCATCACTACTTGCTACATTTTG includes these proteins:
- the LOC111890035 gene encoding uncharacterized protein At4g15970 isoform X2, with amino-acid sequence MSFSIEPSITTGSCSQTTLFHRLTYSLPCSLIPCCGDTNLETVLKEASMEDKTVILTTLNKAWADPENSILDLFLESFRIGYKTSRLLNHLVIIALDEKAFMSCKRVHSHCFALVTEGYDLSHEAYFMTPDYLKMMWLRIDFLRSVLELGYNFLFTDADVMWFRDPFPHFHPNTDFQIACDHYSGNSTDLKSNIPNGGFSFVRSNIRSIQFYKFWYTSRELYPNLHDQDVLNNIKFHPFLIEIKLQIKFLSTSYFGGFCEPSKDLNKVCTMHANCCVGLGNKVHDLKNLLQDWKKFMALPPRLKMSPTPSWRPPNNCTLALRRHFNMSGIGNGTRIDTLRLR